A window of Ignicoccus hospitalis KIN4/I contains these coding sequences:
- a CDS encoding pyruvate ferredoxin oxidoreductase subunit gamma produces MSLVEIRWHGRGGQGAVTASEIVAKAAIAQGKYAQAFPSFGVERRGAPVEAFTRIDEKPIYIRSKIYEPDIIVVLDPSLLGPKLAEGLKEGGMAIVNTEKTPDEVRKLLGREDVKVAVVNATKIALETLKRPIVNTAILGAFAKATGLVDLDALLEAVKEKVPPRTVEANLEAVRRAYEEVVMG; encoded by the coding sequence ATGTCTCTCGTAGAGATCAGGTGGCACGGGAGGGGCGGCCAAGGGGCCGTGACGGCCTCCGAGATAGTTGCTAAGGCCGCTATAGCCCAAGGGAAGTACGCCCAAGCGTTCCCGTCCTTCGGAGTGGAGAGGAGGGGCGCGCCGGTGGAGGCGTTCACCAGGATAGACGAGAAACCGATATACATTAGGTCTAAGATATATGAACCAGACATCATAGTCGTGCTCGATCCGTCCCTCCTCGGCCCCAAGCTGGCCGAGGGGTTGAAGGAAGGAGGCATGGCTATTGTAAACACCGAAAAGACCCCGGACGAGGTGAGGAAGCTCCTAGGGAGGGAAGACGTTAAGGTAGCTGTGGTGAACGCCACTAAGATAGCCCTAGAGACCTTAAAGAGGCCGATAGTCAATACTGCGATACTGGGAGCCTTCGCTAAGGCTACCGGACTCGTTGACTTAGACGCCCTATTGGAGGCGGTTAAGGAAAAAGTTCCCCCCAGAACGGTGGAGGCGAACTTGGAAGCCGTCAGGAGGGCCTATGAGGAGGTGGTCATGGGATGA
- a CDS encoding 4Fe-4S binding protein, with amino-acid sequence MMEERLPGWKELPEGAVVRDAGNTETIDVSGWRVFKPVIIDEKCTRCRLCWIYCPDGAIIEVIDEKAKMGKRYEVDYMHCKGCGICYAECPVNAIEWVPEER; translated from the coding sequence ATGATGGAGGAGAGGCTTCCCGGTTGGAAGGAGCTCCCAGAAGGGGCCGTGGTAAGGGACGCGGGCAACACCGAAACCATAGACGTGAGCGGCTGGAGGGTCTTCAAGCCCGTAATAATTGACGAGAAGTGCACGAGGTGTAGGCTGTGTTGGATCTACTGTCCCGACGGCGCGATAATAGAGGTCATCGACGAGAAGGCTAAGATGGGGAAGAGGTACGAGGTAGACTACATGCACTGTAAGGGTTGTGGTATTTGTTACGCCGAATGTCCGGTTAACGCGATCGAATGGGTCCCGGAGGAGAGGTGA
- a CDS encoding pyruvate ferredoxin oxidoreductase subunit alpha, whose translation MRAVPRLALTTNYAVAHAAKDSDVDVVAAYPITPSTPAAEKLAEFVANGEMDAEYIHVESEHSAASALVGASATGARSFTVTASQGLVYMAEVLYIASGLRLPIVLGVASRALSAPLSIWGDMHDIAVLRDAGIVTYFVSSAQEAYDTVIQAFKVAEDPRVHLPAIVDYDGFVLSHVTEPVETLEKEEVLKYIPKKITWNTLNPKHPISMGTVGDPDWYYEFKYQQQVAMENALKVAEEADKEFGKAFGRSYGIVEPFMMDDAEVAVIAYGAHAGTAKVAVERARKEGKKVGLIRLRLWRPFPVPHMRKLLDNVSVVGVLDRAMSLGAPRQGPVALDVMAMYASDPQNAPKMASYTIGIGQRDVRVEDILTVIDQLLEFAKGKEVPEKTVPIGLRE comes from the coding sequence GTGAGAGCCGTGCCCAGGTTGGCCCTAACCACTAACTACGCCGTAGCCCACGCCGCGAAGGACTCGGACGTGGACGTAGTCGCGGCTTACCCCATAACCCCCTCCACGCCGGCCGCGGAGAAGCTTGCGGAGTTCGTAGCTAACGGCGAGATGGACGCGGAGTACATACACGTGGAGTCCGAGCACTCCGCGGCCTCGGCTCTGGTGGGCGCCTCCGCGACCGGAGCTAGGAGCTTCACCGTAACCGCTAGCCAAGGCTTGGTGTACATGGCAGAAGTGTTATACATAGCTTCCGGCCTGAGGCTGCCTATAGTGCTCGGCGTGGCCTCTAGGGCCTTGAGCGCGCCCCTGAGCATCTGGGGCGACATGCACGACATAGCAGTGTTGAGGGACGCCGGCATAGTGACCTACTTCGTCAGCTCCGCGCAAGAGGCTTACGACACCGTAATACAAGCGTTCAAGGTCGCTGAGGACCCCAGGGTGCACTTGCCGGCGATAGTGGACTACGACGGCTTCGTGCTGAGCCACGTGACCGAGCCCGTAGAGACCTTGGAGAAGGAAGAGGTGTTGAAGTACATACCTAAGAAGATAACGTGGAACACGCTGAACCCCAAGCACCCCATATCCATGGGTACAGTCGGCGATCCCGACTGGTACTACGAGTTCAAGTACCAGCAACAAGTAGCCATGGAGAACGCGCTAAAGGTCGCGGAGGAGGCGGACAAGGAGTTCGGCAAGGCCTTCGGGAGGAGCTACGGAATAGTTGAGCCCTTCATGATGGACGACGCGGAGGTGGCTGTAATCGCCTACGGGGCCCACGCCGGAACGGCGAAGGTAGCCGTGGAGAGGGCGAGGAAGGAGGGCAAGAAGGTCGGCCTGATAAGGTTGAGGCTCTGGAGACCCTTCCCAGTGCCTCACATGAGGAAGCTGCTGGATAACGTGAGCGTAGTGGGCGTCCTGGACAGAGCTATGAGCCTCGGCGCGCCGCGCCAAGGCCCGGTAGCGCTGGACGTAATGGCCATGTACGCCAGCGACCCTCAGAACGCCCCGAAGATGGCGAGCTACACCATAGGCATAGGCCAGAGGGACGTGAGGGTTGAAGACATACTGACCGTAATAGACCAGCTGCTGGAGTTCGCGAAGGGCAAGGAGGTCCCAGAGAAGACCGTCCCGATAGGACTAAGAGAGTAA
- the porB gene encoding pyruvate synthase subunit PorB → MALKEVGPMQEIRNHMQIPRDEYIAGGHSACQGCGHFVIIRHLLKAAGPNTIVVNPTGCVEVVTTVFPYSSWKVPWIHVAFENGGAVASGVEAAVKVLQRKGVLPKDEQINVVVFAGDGGTVDIGFQSLSGMLERGHKVVYVLLDNEAYMNTGIQRSGSTPFGAWTTTTPVGKRWKGEWRVRKDMIQIAVAHHIPYAATINPAYPVDMYNKMVKALKAEGPAFLHAYSPCPTGWRFDPAKTIEVARLAVLTGYWVLYEYDHGQYKVNVPVLKRKPIREFIKIQGRFRHMTEEQIKKLQEIVDEYVETINKLVGKTVIGPVAE, encoded by the coding sequence ATGGCCCTTAAGGAAGTAGGCCCCATGCAAGAAATTAGGAACCACATGCAAATTCCGAGGGACGAATACATAGCTGGCGGCCACTCCGCTTGCCAAGGCTGTGGCCACTTCGTGATTATAAGGCACTTGCTAAAGGCAGCTGGTCCCAACACCATAGTAGTTAACCCGACGGGCTGCGTGGAAGTAGTTACTACTGTGTTCCCCTACAGCTCTTGGAAGGTGCCGTGGATCCACGTAGCCTTCGAGAACGGGGGAGCGGTGGCCTCGGGAGTAGAGGCCGCCGTGAAGGTGCTTCAGAGGAAGGGCGTCCTCCCCAAGGACGAGCAAATCAACGTAGTGGTCTTCGCGGGCGACGGGGGTACTGTTGACATAGGCTTCCAGTCGCTCTCCGGCATGTTGGAGAGGGGCCACAAAGTAGTATACGTCCTCTTGGACAACGAAGCTTACATGAACACCGGCATTCAGAGGTCCGGCTCTACGCCCTTCGGCGCTTGGACTACCACGACGCCCGTGGGGAAGAGGTGGAAGGGCGAGTGGAGGGTTAGGAAGGACATGATCCAGATAGCAGTGGCCCACCACATACCGTACGCTGCCACGATAAACCCCGCTTACCCGGTGGACATGTATAACAAGATGGTAAAGGCCCTTAAGGCGGAAGGGCCGGCGTTCCTACACGCCTACAGCCCGTGCCCCACCGGGTGGAGGTTCGACCCGGCCAAGACCATAGAGGTGGCCAGGCTGGCGGTGCTCACAGGCTACTGGGTGCTGTACGAGTACGACCACGGCCAGTACAAAGTAAACGTCCCGGTGTTGAAGAGGAAGCCGATCAGAGAGTTCATAAAGATCCAAGGGAGATTTAGGCACATGACTGAGGAACAAATAAAGAAGCTGCAAGAGATTGTAGACGAGTACGTGGAGACCATAAACAAGTTGGTGGGTAAGACCGTAATAGGGCCCGTGGCGGAGTGA
- the truD gene encoding tRNA pseudouridine(13) synthase TruD — translation MRRPHPIDYYVGMTKYFLNLEACEGRVLRPKGFRVIELSEPSPGPSYVYLLLKEGIDTIHALREIRRRLGGKWYHLGLKDANGVTLQLLSSDVVSEGLQLRLRKGCLVLTPLGRGSINKARMWGNAFVIDLQCSKPHSLEGKVKVPGYFSYQRFGTARPVSHVVGKMILLERWEEAVEALLGEPTPWESEAARRVRLEYYSEGPRAYLRAPKFMDVERRVAFELLRGSSPKRALKKSGLTELFLHAYQSYLYNKRLSEFDDPCEGPEALPGPGAEGYEELLEEEGVTLELFKKFGLRAAPRRPCYETYVKSFARGDGRVTLIFKLPRGYYATSLLREIVRDPFAV, via the coding sequence ATGAGGCGCCCGCACCCCATAGACTATTACGTCGGTATGACGAAGTATTTCCTAAATTTAGAAGCTTGCGAGGGAAGGGTCCTCAGGCCCAAGGGGTTCCGGGTCATAGAGCTCTCGGAGCCCTCCCCGGGCCCCTCCTACGTATACCTACTCCTCAAGGAGGGGATAGACACCATCCACGCCCTCCGGGAAATTAGGAGGCGCTTGGGCGGTAAGTGGTACCACTTAGGCCTCAAGGACGCTAACGGCGTTACGTTACAGCTCTTGAGCTCGGACGTCGTCAGCGAAGGCCTTCAGCTGAGGCTTAGGAAGGGCTGCCTGGTCTTGACTCCGTTGGGCAGGGGCTCAATCAACAAGGCCCGCATGTGGGGCAACGCGTTCGTGATAGACCTTCAGTGCTCCAAACCACACTCGCTCGAAGGGAAAGTGAAGGTCCCGGGCTACTTCTCGTACCAGCGCTTCGGCACCGCTAGGCCGGTCTCCCACGTGGTGGGCAAGATGATCCTCTTGGAGAGGTGGGAGGAGGCGGTGGAGGCCCTCTTGGGCGAGCCCACCCCGTGGGAGTCGGAGGCGGCCAGGAGGGTTAGGCTAGAGTATTATTCTGAGGGGCCGCGCGCTTACTTGAGGGCCCCCAAGTTCATGGACGTTGAGAGGAGGGTGGCCTTCGAGCTCTTGAGGGGGAGCTCCCCCAAGAGGGCCTTGAAGAAGAGCGGCTTGACGGAGCTCTTCCTCCACGCCTACCAGTCCTACCTGTACAACAAGAGGCTCTCCGAGTTCGACGACCCTTGTGAGGGCCCCGAAGCCCTTCCCGGGCCCGGGGCGGAGGGCTACGAAGAGCTCTTAGAGGAGGAAGGGGTTACCTTGGAGCTCTTCAAAAAGTTCGGCCTGAGGGCGGCCCCTAGGCGACCTTGTTACGAGACCTACGTGAAGAGCTTTGCTAGGGGGGACGGGAGGGTGACGCTTATCTTCAAGTTGCCTAGGGGCTACTACGCGACGTCTTTATTGAGAGAAATAGTTAGGGACCCCTTCGCCGTCTGA
- a CDS encoding 50S ribosomal protein L14e, whose amino-acid sequence MPAIEVGRVCVIIAGRRAGKKCVIVDLIDDKFVLVTGPKELNGVKRRRMNIKHLEPLDKKVEIEKGADDAKVLEAIRQAGLEEFMKEEVKPELPVPPSLGAYL is encoded by the coding sequence ATGCCGGCGATCGAGGTCGGTAGGGTATGCGTAATAATAGCCGGCAGGAGGGCCGGTAAGAAGTGTGTCATAGTAGACTTGATAGACGACAAGTTCGTGTTGGTAACCGGCCCCAAGGAGCTTAACGGCGTCAAGAGGAGGAGGATGAACATAAAGCACTTGGAGCCCTTGGACAAGAAGGTGGAGATAGAGAAGGGCGCCGACGACGCGAAGGTGCTCGAGGCGATAAGGCAAGCGGGCTTGGAGGAGTTCATGAAGGAGGAAGTAAAGCCGGAGCTGCCGGTACCCCCGTCCCTCGGAGCTTACCTATGA
- a CDS encoding M50 family metallopeptidase: protein MALEALALVALVAASVVPYFLNKSSERLFTPFPGFVALRFPVEGKPTQGKSRIVEASLDLAIVITVILMLIGYTLIVRTLVPKSPAGGAFVPLIPGVTVPVNLLVSLIWIIAIAVVVHELFHYLACVWQGIRVRSAGVGLLLFFPIAFVEPDEENLMRSPPRARARVYSAGPAANGVLAALALVLITVLIEKGVYVIDVEEGSPAWAAGIKKGDVIIEVNGQRVNNLIDLRKAISSGELLKVVVLRGEEKVTLLVNKDGRERIGVYVLPWVPKGPLRGLPPEEAAKAVQTLFWTHGVNLGLGVVNALPMFITDGGKLVSEVKRVRRLSSVADAFQLITVILFVHALVGSLRPLA from the coding sequence ATGGCGCTCGAAGCCTTGGCACTCGTCGCGCTCGTCGCGGCCTCAGTGGTCCCCTACTTCTTGAACAAGTCGAGCGAGAGGCTGTTCACCCCCTTCCCCGGCTTCGTGGCACTGCGCTTCCCCGTGGAGGGCAAGCCCACCCAAGGCAAGTCTAGAATAGTTGAAGCGTCTTTGGACTTAGCAATCGTCATCACAGTAATACTAATGCTCATCGGATATACGTTAATCGTACGGACGCTCGTCCCGAAGTCCCCGGCGGGGGGCGCGTTCGTCCCCTTGATACCTGGGGTCACGGTGCCGGTCAACCTACTGGTGAGTTTAATATGGATAATAGCTATTGCGGTCGTCGTACACGAGCTCTTCCACTACTTGGCGTGCGTGTGGCAAGGGATAAGGGTGAGGAGCGCCGGAGTGGGGCTGCTGCTCTTCTTTCCAATAGCCTTCGTGGAGCCGGACGAGGAAAACTTGATGAGGAGCCCTCCGAGGGCCAGGGCACGGGTCTACTCCGCCGGCCCCGCGGCCAACGGAGTTCTCGCCGCCTTGGCGCTAGTCCTTATAACTGTATTGATTGAAAAGGGAGTGTACGTAATAGACGTGGAAGAGGGCAGTCCCGCGTGGGCGGCTGGGATAAAGAAGGGCGACGTAATAATTGAAGTTAACGGCCAGAGGGTGAACAACCTAATAGACCTTAGGAAAGCCATCTCTTCCGGCGAACTGCTGAAGGTCGTGGTCTTGAGGGGGGAGGAGAAGGTCACGTTGCTCGTGAACAAGGACGGGAGGGAGAGGATAGGAGTCTACGTGCTGCCTTGGGTGCCCAAGGGCCCCTTGAGGGGCCTCCCCCCAGAAGAGGCCGCGAAGGCTGTACAAACGCTCTTCTGGACCCACGGGGTCAACTTAGGCCTTGGAGTGGTGAACGCGCTACCGATGTTCATAACTGACGGAGGGAAGTTGGTTTCCGAGGTAAAAAGGGTTAGGAGGCTTTCCTCCGTAGCGGACGCGTTCCAATTGATCACTGTAATACTGTTCGTCCACGCGTTGGTCGGATCCCTCAGGCCCTTAGCTTGA
- a CDS encoding malate dehydrogenase, translating into MARVPYKVAVIGTGRVGATFAYTMAIVPGVARMVLVDAVPGLSKGVMEDIKHAAAVFRRSIQVEAYDDVSKVENADAIVITAGKPRKADMSRRDLAKVNAQIIRDIGDKLRDRNPGAFYMVITNPVDVMTMILSDVIGNKGTVIGTGTSLDTYRFRSAVSELLNEPIAAIDGYVVGEHGEEAFVAWSTVTVKGVPIDEYIKEKGLDLSRSRIEEYVKEVAATIIAKQGATIWGPAATFQEIVVSHLANEGRIIPVSVVQEVPGVGRVAVSVPTKISGRLVPLPQLLNEEERERLKRAAEAIKRVYEEAVSS; encoded by the coding sequence TTGGCAAGGGTCCCGTACAAGGTAGCCGTTATAGGAACCGGGAGGGTAGGCGCGACCTTCGCTTATACTATGGCTATAGTGCCCGGCGTCGCCCGGATGGTCTTGGTCGACGCCGTTCCGGGCCTCAGCAAGGGCGTCATGGAAGACATCAAACACGCCGCAGCGGTCTTCCGGAGGAGCATTCAAGTGGAGGCCTACGACGACGTGTCCAAAGTGGAGAACGCGGACGCGATCGTAATAACTGCCGGAAAGCCTAGGAAGGCCGATATGAGCAGAAGAGACTTAGCAAAGGTCAATGCTCAAATAATAAGGGATATAGGCGACAAGCTTAGGGACAGGAACCCCGGAGCTTTCTACATGGTAATCACCAACCCCGTCGACGTTATGACCATGATACTGAGCGACGTAATAGGTAACAAGGGAACCGTGATAGGCACCGGGACCAGCTTGGACACCTATAGGTTTAGGAGCGCGGTCAGCGAGCTGCTTAACGAGCCGATAGCCGCCATAGACGGCTACGTGGTCGGAGAACACGGAGAGGAGGCCTTCGTGGCTTGGAGTACAGTCACAGTGAAGGGCGTACCCATTGATGAGTACATAAAAGAAAAAGGGCTGGACTTGAGCAGGTCGAGGATAGAGGAGTACGTGAAGGAGGTCGCGGCGACGATCATTGCCAAACAGGGGGCGACCATATGGGGCCCCGCGGCGACGTTCCAAGAGATAGTCGTGTCGCACTTGGCCAACGAGGGCAGAATAATACCGGTCTCCGTGGTTCAAGAGGTCCCCGGAGTGGGGAGGGTGGCGGTCTCGGTTCCCACCAAGATCTCCGGGAGGCTGGTCCCGCTGCCCCAGCTGCTCAACGAGGAGGAGAGGGAGAGGCTGAAGAGGGCGGCCGAGGCCATAAAGAGGGTATACGAGGAGGCCGTCTCAAGCTAA
- a CDS encoding class I SAM-dependent rRNA methyltransferase, translating into MIIYRRWLKGSPAPVGALVTLSDGEEDLACGLLDKIGVRVISFEPCPDSAEEAFREVIEKAFEAKSLLRYEAYRLINGDGDSFPGLIVDVYKDLAVLQSSSLAIDKHIMTIAKIVKDVTGAEAVAEKSSQRVRAKVGLPPREGLLIGNKKETVVDEEGVKFKVSIEGQKTGLYLDQRENRVYAERFSSGSKFLDAFSYTGGFGLHALKAGAREVTFVDEDPWALRVLRENLRLNNFDEGKVRVVREDAWKFFARSIKRGKSFEVGSVDPPALMDDYKDGYVRYVRAYSGAGSIIEVLAVLSSCSRSMDRETFVRAVHQALAPKYRILELRGSAPDHSTRMGLEDYLKTAFVYLG; encoded by the coding sequence ATGATAATCTATAGGAGGTGGCTCAAGGGCTCGCCGGCGCCCGTCGGGGCCTTGGTCACCTTGAGCGACGGCGAGGAGGACTTGGCGTGCGGCCTCTTAGACAAGATAGGAGTTAGGGTGATCTCCTTCGAGCCTTGCCCGGACAGCGCGGAGGAGGCTTTTAGAGAAGTTATAGAGAAGGCCTTCGAGGCCAAGTCCCTCCTCCGCTACGAGGCTTACCGCTTGATTAACGGGGACGGCGACTCCTTCCCCGGCCTAATAGTTGACGTCTACAAGGATTTGGCCGTCCTCCAGTCCTCCTCCCTAGCTATAGACAAGCACATAATGACCATAGCGAAGATAGTGAAGGACGTGACCGGGGCGGAGGCGGTGGCCGAGAAGAGCTCCCAGAGGGTCAGGGCCAAGGTGGGCTTGCCCCCTAGGGAGGGCCTCTTGATAGGCAATAAGAAGGAGACCGTGGTGGACGAGGAGGGGGTGAAGTTCAAGGTGAGCATAGAGGGGCAGAAGACCGGGCTCTACTTGGACCAGAGGGAGAACCGGGTTTACGCGGAGAGGTTCTCTTCCGGCTCTAAGTTCTTGGACGCCTTCTCCTACACCGGCGGCTTCGGCCTCCACGCCTTGAAGGCCGGCGCGAGGGAAGTAACCTTCGTGGACGAGGACCCTTGGGCTTTGAGGGTTCTGAGGGAGAACTTGAGGCTGAACAACTTCGACGAGGGGAAGGTGAGGGTAGTTAGGGAGGACGCTTGGAAGTTCTTCGCGAGGAGTATTAAGAGGGGAAAGTCTTTCGAAGTGGGCAGCGTAGACCCACCGGCCTTAATGGACGACTACAAGGACGGTTACGTTAGGTACGTGAGGGCTTACTCCGGCGCGGGGTCGATAATAGAGGTCCTAGCCGTGCTCTCCTCTTGCTCGCGGAGCATGGATAGGGAGACTTTCGTGAGGGCCGTCCACCAAGCCTTGGCCCCCAAGTACAGAATACTAGAGTTGAGGGGCTCCGCCCCGGACCACAGCACCCGGATGGGCTTGGAGGACTATTTGAAGACCGCCTTCGTCTACTTGGGCTGA
- the ihomp1 gene encoding pore-forming outer membrane protein 1 has product MEAREVEEMRRSRLLTLGGIGYTAVIALAALVLVMGALGLVLKVAAAAGALPSEVAKVANALPGLKASVDANPAAGSLSSVSVST; this is encoded by the coding sequence GTGGAAGCGAGAGAGGTGGAGGAAATGAGGAGGAGCAGGTTGTTGACCCTGGGCGGTATCGGCTACACCGCCGTGATCGCGTTGGCGGCGCTCGTCCTCGTAATGGGCGCCCTCGGGCTCGTGCTCAAGGTGGCCGCCGCGGCCGGCGCGCTGCCTTCCGAGGTCGCCAAGGTCGCTAACGCGCTGCCCGGCCTGAAGGCCTCGGTCGATGCGAACCCCGCCGCTGGCTCCCTCAGCTCCGTATCCGTCAGCACGTAA
- a CDS encoding transketolase, with protein sequence MSKLIEVTTSEKVKKIEEVAKLMRKYIIEMASVEKTVHLGSSMSVVEILATIWLGAMEPRKCDERPTEHDWLILSKGHAVPAFYALLAALELIPPHWVKTIRDISSPLQGHPDDTLACVDAPTGSLAQGFSFATGVAKGLKMKGSKKRVYVVLGDGELDEGEVWEAASTAAAHSLDNLTAVVDWNGFQLDGETFKVKNKGDLIGKWKAFGWHVIVVDDGHDVASLLEALEEAKNVKGKPTVILAKTVRGKGVPSIEGTKQQRIEPSEARKLLEEMS encoded by the coding sequence GTGAGCAAGCTAATTGAAGTCACTACGTCAGAAAAGGTAAAAAAGATAGAAGAGGTAGCAAAGCTCATGAGGAAGTACATAATCGAGATGGCCAGCGTAGAGAAGACCGTCCACCTAGGCTCCAGCATGTCCGTAGTGGAGATCTTGGCGACCATCTGGCTGGGCGCGATGGAGCCTAGGAAGTGCGACGAGAGGCCTACGGAGCACGACTGGTTGATCCTCAGTAAGGGCCACGCCGTACCGGCGTTCTACGCGCTGCTCGCCGCCCTGGAGCTCATACCCCCTCACTGGGTCAAGACCATAAGAGATATTTCCAGCCCCCTCCAAGGCCACCCGGACGACACCTTAGCTTGCGTTGACGCCCCCACGGGCAGCCTAGCCCAAGGCTTCAGCTTCGCCACCGGAGTCGCTAAGGGTCTAAAGATGAAGGGCAGCAAGAAGAGGGTTTACGTGGTCCTAGGCGACGGGGAGCTGGACGAGGGAGAGGTCTGGGAGGCCGCCTCCACTGCCGCCGCGCACTCCCTCGACAACTTAACGGCCGTAGTGGACTGGAACGGCTTCCAGCTCGACGGGGAGACATTCAAAGTAAAAAATAAAGGCGACTTAATAGGGAAGTGGAAGGCCTTCGGGTGGCACGTCATAGTGGTGGACGACGGCCACGACGTGGCGAGCTTGTTGGAGGCCTTGGAAGAGGCTAAAAATGTGAAGGGCAAACCTACCGTCATATTGGCTAAGACCGTTAGGGGTAAGGGGGTTCCGAGCATAGAGGGGACCAAACAGCAGAGGATAGAGCCCTCCGAGGCGCGCAAGCTGCTCGAGGAGATGAGCTGA
- a CDS encoding translation initiation factor IF-2 subunit beta: protein MRDWPYEKLLERAYSMLPSRVEHKERFQVPKPRVLIVGDKTIVQNFKQICDVLRREPKIVTKWFAKELAVPVQIGESGEMVLTGRFSPQIIERLLQKFVEQYVICPTCGGPDTELIRLDRKVWILRCHVCGAETPVPPL, encoded by the coding sequence ATAAGGGACTGGCCGTACGAGAAGCTCTTGGAGAGGGCCTACAGCATGCTCCCGAGCAGGGTGGAGCACAAGGAGAGGTTCCAAGTGCCCAAGCCGAGGGTGCTAATAGTCGGAGACAAGACCATAGTACAGAACTTCAAACAAATATGCGACGTACTGAGGAGGGAACCAAAGATAGTGACCAAGTGGTTCGCCAAAGAGCTCGCCGTGCCAGTCCAAATAGGCGAGAGCGGGGAGATGGTGCTTACCGGGAGGTTCTCGCCCCAAATAATAGAGAGGTTGTTGCAGAAGTTCGTGGAGCAGTACGTCATATGCCCTACTTGTGGCGGGCCCGACACCGAGCTCATAAGGCTGGACAGGAAGGTGTGGATCCTAAGGTGTCACGTCTGCGGCGCGGAGACCCCCGTGCCGCCCTTGTGA